A section of the Pseudomonas prosekii genome encodes:
- a CDS encoding NAD(P)H-dependent oxidoreductase: MKKVLLLNGGKKFAHSDGRYNATLHQAALSVLDRGGLDVKTTFIDEGYDLAEEVAKFVWADVIIYQMPGWWMGAPWTVKKYIDEVFTEGHGSLYASDGRTRSDASQKYGSGGLLQGKQYMLSLTWNAPQQAFDDPSDFFEAKGVDAVYFPFHKANTFLGMSGLPTFLCVDVMKRPDIEGDVKRYEAHLTEVFGLKG, translated from the coding sequence ATGAAAAAAGTCCTGTTGCTCAATGGCGGCAAAAAGTTCGCCCACTCCGATGGCCGCTACAACGCGACCCTGCACCAAGCTGCGTTGAGCGTGCTGGATCGCGGTGGTCTGGACGTCAAAACCACGTTCATCGACGAGGGCTACGACCTCGCCGAAGAAGTGGCGAAGTTTGTCTGGGCCGACGTGATCATTTATCAGATGCCGGGCTGGTGGATGGGCGCGCCGTGGACGGTGAAAAAGTACATCGACGAAGTCTTCACCGAGGGTCACGGCAGCCTCTACGCCAGCGACGGCCGAACCCGTTCCGATGCTTCGCAAAAGTACGGCAGCGGCGGTTTGTTACAGGGCAAGCAATACATGTTGTCGCTGACCTGGAACGCGCCGCAGCAAGCCTTCGACGACCCGAGCGACTTCTTCGAAGCCAAAGGCGTCGACGCGGTGTACTTCCCGTTCCACAAGGCCAACACCTTCCTTGGCATGAGCGGATTGCCGACGTTCCTCTGCGTAGACGTGATGAAACGCCCGGACATCGAAGGCGATGTGAAGCGCTACGAGGCGCATTTGACTGAGGTGTTTGGCCTCAAGGGCTGA
- a CDS encoding sulfite exporter TauE/SafE family protein: MNTLVGYYQNLGLALSLLVIATFLLAGMIKGVIGLGLPTIAMGLLGLAMAPSQAAALLIIPATLTNVWQLAFGGHLQGLIKRLWPMLLAIFIGTGAGILSLGMAGGHWVVRGLGAALLIYALSGLLLPILRVGSHTERWLGPVCGVLTGVITSATGVFVIPAVPYLQALGLNKDQLVQALGLAFTVSTLALAAGLFWRGALGGGELSASLLALIPAVLGMLLGQWLRQRISAVLFKRVFFIGLGVLGGHLLISG, from the coding sequence ATGAACACACTCGTTGGGTACTATCAAAACCTCGGCCTGGCCCTGTCGCTGTTGGTCATCGCCACTTTCCTGCTCGCCGGCATGATCAAAGGCGTCATCGGCCTCGGTCTGCCGACCATCGCCATGGGCCTGCTCGGTCTGGCTATGGCGCCATCGCAGGCTGCCGCGTTGTTGATCATCCCGGCAACCCTGACCAACGTCTGGCAACTGGCATTCGGCGGTCACTTGCAAGGGCTGATCAAACGCTTGTGGCCGATGCTCCTGGCGATTTTTATCGGCACTGGCGCGGGCATATTGTCGCTCGGTATGGCCGGCGGGCATTGGGTGGTCCGGGGTTTGGGCGCGGCGCTGTTGATCTATGCGCTGAGCGGATTGTTGCTGCCGATCTTGCGCGTCGGCAGCCACACCGAACGCTGGCTCGGCCCGGTGTGCGGGGTGCTGACGGGCGTCATCACCTCCGCCACCGGCGTGTTCGTGATTCCGGCCGTGCCGTACTTGCAAGCGCTCGGTCTGAACAAGGATCAACTGGTGCAGGCGCTGGGCCTGGCGTTCACCGTCTCGACCCTGGCGCTCGCCGCCGGCCTGTTCTGGCGCGGCGCACTGGGTGGCGGCGAGTTGAGCGCGTCATTGCTGGCGCTGATCCCGGCGGTGCTGGGGATGTTGCTCGGGCAGTGGCTGCGCCAGCGGATCAGCGCTGTGCTGTTCAAACGGGTGTTCTTCATCGGCCTCGGCGTGCTCGGCGGGCATTTGTTGATCAGCGGGTAA
- a CDS encoding LysR substrate-binding domain-containing protein: protein MHFDLTDLRLYLNILDTGNITAGAARSHLSLAAASARIRAMEASLGIEFLQRNRRGVTPTPAGKALAQHARTLLQQAERMQQDLAEYANGVKGQVRLLCNTTAITEYLPELLADFLRNHRNLDIDLQELPSARITHALRQGAADLGIVSNAVDTEGLQTRAFRDDPLVLILPTGHPLGEQASPTFADTLKHDYVALGANSALAIHLEEQALHIGQRMQIRIRADGFDSVMRMVARGAGLAIVPRIAVERWQARQPLLSRALGEDWANRSLKLCARDFATLPAYARALLQALSPTTP, encoded by the coding sequence ATGCACTTCGACCTGACCGACCTGCGCCTCTACCTGAACATTCTCGACACCGGCAACATCACCGCCGGCGCCGCCCGCAGCCATCTATCCCTCGCTGCCGCCAGCGCACGCATCCGCGCAATGGAAGCGTCGCTGGGCATTGAATTCCTCCAACGCAATCGCCGTGGCGTCACCCCCACGCCGGCCGGCAAAGCCCTTGCGCAACACGCCAGAACGCTGCTGCAACAGGCCGAGCGCATGCAACAGGATCTGGCCGAATACGCCAACGGCGTCAAAGGCCAGGTACGCCTGTTGTGCAACACCACTGCCATCACCGAGTACCTGCCCGAACTGCTCGCCGACTTCCTGCGCAACCACCGCAACCTCGACATTGATTTGCAGGAATTGCCCAGCGCGCGCATCACCCATGCCTTGCGCCAAGGCGCGGCGGACCTGGGCATTGTCTCCAACGCCGTCGACACTGAAGGCCTGCAGACCCGAGCGTTTCGCGACGATCCGCTGGTGCTGATCCTGCCGACCGGCCATCCCCTCGGCGAACAAGCATCGCCCACCTTCGCCGACACCTTGAAGCATGACTACGTCGCGCTCGGCGCCAACAGCGCGCTGGCCATTCACCTTGAAGAACAGGCGTTGCACATCGGCCAGCGCATGCAAATCCGCATTCGTGCCGATGGCTTCGACAGCGTCATGCGCATGGTTGCTCGCGGTGCCGGGCTGGCCATCGTCCCGCGCATCGCCGTCGAACGTTGGCAGGCGCGGCAGCCGCTGCTCAGCCGAGCGCTGGGCGAAGACTGGGCCAACCGCTCGCTGAAACTCTGCGCCCGCGACTTCGCCACCCTGCCCGCTTACGCCCGCGCCTTGCTGCAGGCATTGAGCCCGACAACGCCTTGA
- a CDS encoding NAD(P)H-dependent oxidoreductase: MSKRMLVILGHPSTDSFCGALSDTYVQAAKTAGHDVRLLRLDALDFDPVLHEGYRVIQPLEPDLLQAQADILWAEHLTFVYPIWWGGIPALMKGFLDRIFLPGFAFKYREGKAFPDKLLKGRTAHLLVTMDTPPWYYKWIYRMPGLHQMRKTTLEFCGIKPLKTLTFGPILGSKSTQRDAWLEQARVTAGS, from the coding sequence ATGAGCAAACGAATGCTCGTGATTCTGGGTCACCCCTCCACCGACAGTTTCTGCGGGGCGCTGAGCGATACCTACGTCCAGGCCGCCAAAACTGCCGGACATGACGTGCGCTTGCTGCGCCTCGACGCGCTGGATTTCGACCCGGTACTGCACGAGGGTTACCGCGTCATCCAGCCGCTGGAGCCGGACCTGCTGCAAGCCCAGGCCGACATCCTGTGGGCCGAACACCTGACGTTCGTTTATCCAATCTGGTGGGGCGGTATTCCAGCGTTGATGAAGGGCTTTCTCGATCGGATTTTCCTCCCCGGTTTCGCCTTCAAGTACCGCGAAGGCAAAGCGTTCCCCGACAAACTGCTCAAGGGCCGCACCGCGCATTTGCTGGTGACCATGGACACGCCGCCCTGGTACTACAAATGGATTTACCGCATGCCGGGCCTGCACCAGATGCGCAAAACCACCCTGGAGTTTTGCGGCATCAAACCGCTGAAGACCCTGACGTTCGGGCCGATCCTCGGCTCGAAGTCGACCCAGCGCGACGCCTGGCTCGAACAGGCGCGGGTCACTGCCGGCAGCTGA
- a CDS encoding MerR family transcriptional regulator: MYIGKAAQLSGTTVKSIRHYEEIGLLPEPKREGKYRIYSQQSVEVLTFIKCAQQLGFKLKELQVMLNKYDGEAFPWDMAQKAIDEKKAELVSQIGALQQLHDGLEAFESSLNDAREECQFERIARYGKKNPVTTLN; this comes from the coding sequence ATGTATATCGGCAAAGCCGCCCAGCTATCGGGCACCACAGTCAAAAGCATTCGCCACTACGAAGAAATCGGCCTGTTGCCCGAGCCCAAGCGCGAAGGCAAATACCGCATCTACAGCCAACAGAGCGTCGAAGTGCTGACGTTCATCAAGTGCGCCCAGCAACTGGGTTTCAAGCTCAAAGAGCTGCAAGTGATGCTGAACAAGTACGACGGCGAAGCATTCCCGTGGGACATGGCGCAAAAAGCCATCGACGAAAAAAAGGCCGAACTGGTGTCCCAGATCGGCGCTTTGCAGCAATTGCACGATGGCCTCGAAGCGTTTGAAAGCAGCCTCAACGACGCTCGGGAAGAATGCCAGTTCGAGCGCATCGCCCGTTACGGCAAAAAAAATCCGGTTACCACGCTGAACTGA
- a CDS encoding efflux RND transporter permease subunit, with product MERYLNFVERYARAIVFLLVAITAYFTYTLGSLISDTNPYLLKESHPARKTIIDLQGEFTGTFDSVMVAINNPQTVFNKPTLNALFALSQSVRKMILANDADKEQLAQIVAKHPDDSRAQLLTRDILEGGFSQNDYAQAKALRDYAKEQNWDSYDQLFLTFLAERINPIREMASMGDLENIVLTNDGELLIHKTLNAYDMDPALVESQIMGNELMVDGVVSKDKKVAMLVAELGTKQDDAQAQLRAYQIVRGIVADYQAAHPEFTDEIFIAGMPIFIAAQQEIIDHDLAVLFPIVFLLITVLLIFFFRKPLGVLLPLFNILFCTIWTLGLMGLLRVPFDLLTSVLPVFLFTICCSDAIHVMAEYYEQKNAGKSNREANRQTQRLMVVPVVLTTVTTIATFMISTTNNIVSIRNFGVFMSIGLTAALIISLLLIPAWISIWGKDQTPKTLAAVHKESIISRYLVAFCARLIQWRKPILWVALPLLALMTVFTFRVDIEDSGIAYFKSESHIRVSDQYINHAGVAGTAPGWIAIDSKEPRGVLTTEVVQFIDKLDQFIKQQPHVSYGYSLATYVKRMNLVLNDMNPDYLRVPQALEQVTAVNDEGQTERFEVPGNSLIEQHVMLFENGGGSDLNNVLNADYSKALTLYTMTSSVASDYQNMLDRLDAWLLVNKPANLEVTHAGTPLIWTGVLQEITQGQVLSFSLALIVVTLMMMYWLKSVRLGVLGMLTLLTTSVTVYGFMFLFGIELNIGTTLVTFLVVGVVDYAVHLLSRIKLLVQQGVHIDAAILQAMHTVGRSTVVNVVIFSVGFMALLFSDFKPIVDLGALVAMALFSSGVMTILLVTLVSPWFFAAIVPVAHTPERTPVVGEHALS from the coding sequence ATGGAAAGATACCTGAACTTCGTCGAGCGCTATGCGCGGGCGATCGTTTTCCTGCTGGTGGCGATCACCGCGTATTTCACTTATACGCTGGGCTCACTGATCTCCGACACCAACCCGTACCTGCTCAAGGAAAGCCATCCGGCGCGCAAAACCATCATCGACCTGCAAGGCGAATTCACCGGTACTTTCGACTCGGTGATGGTCGCGATCAACAACCCGCAAACGGTGTTCAACAAGCCGACCCTCAATGCGCTTTTTGCCCTGTCGCAGTCGGTGCGCAAGATGATTCTGGCCAACGACGCCGACAAGGAACAACTGGCGCAAATCGTCGCCAAACATCCCGACGACAGCCGGGCGCAGTTGCTGACCCGGGACATTCTCGAAGGCGGGTTTTCCCAGAACGACTACGCCCAGGCCAAAGCGCTGCGTGATTACGCCAAGGAACAAAACTGGGACAGTTACGACCAATTGTTCCTGACGTTTCTGGCCGAGCGGATCAACCCGATCCGCGAAATGGCGTCGATGGGCGACCTGGAAAACATCGTCCTGACCAACGATGGCGAGCTGCTGATTCACAAGACCTTGAACGCCTACGACATGGACCCGGCGCTGGTCGAATCGCAGATCATGGGCAACGAGCTGATGGTCGACGGCGTGGTATCGAAGGACAAGAAAGTCGCGATGCTGGTCGCCGAACTGGGCACCAAGCAGGACGATGCCCAGGCGCAATTGCGTGCGTATCAAATCGTGCGCGGCATCGTTGCCGACTATCAGGCTGCGCACCCTGAATTCACCGATGAGATTTTTATTGCCGGGATGCCGATCTTCATCGCCGCCCAGCAAGAGATCATCGACCATGACTTGGCGGTGCTGTTTCCGATTGTCTTTCTGCTGATCACCGTGCTGCTGATTTTCTTCTTCCGCAAACCCCTGGGCGTGCTGCTGCCGCTGTTCAATATTCTGTTCTGCACCATTTGGACGCTGGGGCTGATGGGCCTGCTGCGGGTGCCGTTCGACCTGTTGACCAGCGTGCTGCCGGTGTTCCTGTTCACCATTTGCTGCTCGGACGCGATCCATGTGATGGCCGAGTATTACGAGCAAAAAAACGCCGGCAAAAGTAACCGCGAGGCCAATCGGCAAACTCAGCGATTGATGGTGGTGCCGGTGGTGTTGACGACCGTAACGACCATTGCCACGTTCATGATTTCCACCACCAACAACATTGTCAGCATCCGCAACTTCGGCGTGTTCATGTCGATTGGCCTGACTGCGGCGCTGATTATTTCGCTGTTGCTGATTCCGGCGTGGATCTCGATCTGGGGCAAGGATCAGACGCCGAAAACCCTGGCGGCGGTGCACAAGGAATCGATCATTTCGCGCTACCTGGTCGCGTTTTGCGCGCGGCTGATTCAGTGGCGCAAACCGATTCTGTGGGTGGCGTTGCCGCTGCTGGCGCTGATGACCGTGTTTACCTTTCGCGTCGATATCGAGGATTCGGGCATTGCGTATTTCAAGAGCGAAAGCCATATCCGCGTCTCCGACCAATACATCAACCACGCCGGGGTAGCAGGCACGGCTCCGGGCTGGATCGCCATCGATAGCAAGGAGCCGCGCGGCGTACTGACCACCGAAGTGGTGCAGTTCATCGACAAGCTCGACCAGTTCATCAAGCAGCAACCGCACGTCAGTTACGGCTACTCGCTGGCCACATACGTCAAGCGCATGAACCTGGTGCTCAACGACATGAATCCCGATTACCTGCGCGTGCCGCAAGCATTGGAGCAGGTCACGGCGGTCAATGACGAAGGGCAAACCGAGCGCTTCGAGGTGCCGGGCAATTCGCTGATCGAGCAGCACGTCATGCTCTTTGAAAACGGCGGCGGTTCGGACCTGAACAACGTGCTCAACGCCGACTATTCCAAAGCGCTGACGCTGTACACCATGACCTCATCGGTGGCCAGCGATTACCAGAACATGCTTGATCGGCTGGACGCCTGGCTGCTGGTGAACAAACCGGCCAACCTCGAAGTGACGCACGCGGGCACGCCGTTGATCTGGACCGGGGTGTTGCAGGAAATCACTCAAGGGCAGGTTTTGAGTTTTTCCCTGGCGCTGATCGTGGTCACGCTGATGATGATGTATTGGCTGAAGTCGGTGCGTCTGGGCGTGCTCGGCATGCTCACGCTGCTGACCACGTCGGTGACGGTGTACGGCTTCATGTTCCTGTTCGGCATCGAGCTGAATATCGGCACCACGCTGGTGACTTTCCTGGTGGTTGGCGTGGTCGATTACGCGGTGCATTTGCTGTCGCGGATCAAACTGCTGGTGCAGCAAGGGGTGCACATCGACGCGGCGATCTTGCAGGCGATGCACACCGTGGGCCGCTCGACGGTGGTCAACGTGGTGATTTTCTCGGTGGGCTTCATGGCGCTGCTGTTTTCCGACTTCAAGCCGATTGTCGATCTGGGCGCGCTGGTGGCGATGGCGCTGTTCTCCAGCGGGGTCATGACCATTCTGCTGGTGACGCTGGTGTCGCCGTGGTTTTTCGCGGCGATTGTGCCGGTCGCGCACACGCCCGAACGCACACCTGTGGTGGGTGAACATGCGCTGAGCTGA
- a CDS encoding outer membrane lipoprotein-sorting protein: MLPIFEKQTFKKLMLKNLTAALILSGACATVAHAADGKNADEILSQVRDRNDGKSFMSQVSLILHDKKGNTRVREFTYLQKDYPDSDKFSMYFSAPTDVRDVAFHIENPHETLGLEDSQWMYLPVSRQTRRISTTDKRGSFMGSEYSYADLDKIRVKDYTQKLLGEETVKGRDCYVIEREPASPEVLAKTGYNKLKVWIDKQNFLVMRQDFFDVKGVLVKQMRTQKVETIDSIDSIVLSETEHYIDGTRSEMRFNHLQYNVQLEDRLFTQTAIKRGLKTGDVPEFAVSAR; the protein is encoded by the coding sequence ATGTTGCCAATCTTTGAAAAGCAGACGTTTAAAAAGCTGATGCTTAAAAATCTGACCGCCGCGCTGATCTTGAGCGGTGCTTGCGCCACTGTCGCTCACGCCGCCGACGGCAAGAATGCCGACGAGATTCTCAGCCAGGTACGCGACCGTAATGACGGCAAGAGTTTCATGTCCCAGGTGTCGCTTATCCTCCACGACAAGAAGGGCAATACCCGCGTGCGCGAATTCACCTACCTGCAAAAGGATTACCCGGACAGCGACAAATTCAGCATGTATTTCTCCGCGCCGACGGATGTGCGCGACGTGGCGTTCCACATTGAAAACCCGCACGAAACCCTGGGCCTGGAAGACAGCCAGTGGATGTACCTGCCGGTCAGCCGTCAGACGCGACGCATTTCCACGACTGACAAGCGCGGTTCGTTCATGGGCAGCGAGTATTCCTACGCCGACCTCGACAAGATCCGGGTCAAGGATTACACGCAAAAACTGCTTGGCGAAGAGACGGTCAAGGGCCGCGACTGCTACGTGATTGAACGTGAACCGGCCTCGCCCGAAGTGCTGGCCAAGACCGGTTACAACAAGCTGAAAGTGTGGATCGACAAGCAGAACTTCCTGGTCATGCGTCAGGACTTCTTCGACGTCAAAGGTGTGCTGGTCAAGCAAATGCGCACACAGAAAGTCGAGACCATCGACTCGATCGACAGCATCGTGCTCAGCGAAACCGAGCATTACATCGACGGCACACGCTCGGAAATGCGCTTCAACCACCTGCAATACAACGTGCAACTGGAAGACCGCTTGTTCACCCAGACCGCCATCAAGCGCGGGCTGAAAACCGGCGACGTGCCGGAATTTGCCGTGTCCGCCCGCTAA
- a CDS encoding DUF1302 domain-containing protein, which produces MTGSPISCAAWAALACIAAQPASAALSIEDLKPNYADAEVGVASALRLHGDDQITQKAVYFKANLEGNWDGGYYKAKGRVRYDARYDGNNPYSERARDKYRFDADWRHLYWGQSVGDGEVTVGWQQVVWGRADELRVLDQVNPLDYRDGVTPLLEDSRIAVPMVRYAQPVGEWELEALWITDFVKNQAPVAGSEFDAPLFARPDPQYFLLDSKPDYDGDEGFAYGLSANGRIGSVDTSFVALNARQQDPVYAVEGLAEDGRTRLERQFARYTMGGAGLAIDAGHSIVVRSEIAWFDNWRVTNPTRAYGADSSSMVKSLLGVDYLLRDWLISAQWQHQQLLDWQDGMVQDERENLFTLSAEGTHWQDRLKSRLVVAASPPFKDDALLQGIFTYKPVDWIKLGLEVDVFVGKSDKTFGEYNNRDQVRLSAGYLF; this is translated from the coding sequence ATGACCGGATCACCTATCAGCTGCGCCGCGTGGGCGGCGCTGGCGTGCATTGCTGCGCAACCGGCGTCGGCGGCGTTGAGCATCGAGGATTTGAAGCCCAATTACGCCGATGCCGAAGTCGGCGTGGCCAGCGCATTGCGTTTGCACGGCGATGACCAGATCACCCAGAAAGCCGTGTATTTCAAGGCCAACCTGGAAGGCAATTGGGACGGCGGTTACTACAAGGCCAAGGGTCGCGTGCGTTACGACGCCCGCTACGATGGCAACAATCCGTACAGCGAACGGGCGCGCGACAAGTACCGTTTCGACGCCGACTGGCGGCATTTGTATTGGGGCCAGTCGGTCGGTGACGGCGAGGTCACGGTCGGTTGGCAGCAAGTGGTGTGGGGCCGGGCCGATGAGTTGCGGGTGCTCGATCAGGTCAACCCGCTGGACTATCGCGACGGCGTTACGCCGCTGCTCGAAGACAGCCGCATTGCCGTGCCCATGGTGCGGTATGCGCAACCGGTTGGTGAGTGGGAACTGGAGGCGTTGTGGATCACCGATTTTGTCAAAAACCAGGCACCGGTGGCCGGCAGCGAGTTCGATGCGCCGCTGTTTGCCAGGCCTGACCCGCAGTATTTTCTGCTCGACTCCAAGCCCGATTACGACGGCGACGAGGGGTTCGCTTATGGCCTGAGCGCCAACGGCCGGATCGGTTCGGTGGACACCAGTTTTGTCGCGCTGAATGCGCGCCAGCAAGACCCGGTGTATGCCGTCGAAGGCTTGGCCGAGGATGGACGCACGCGCCTCGAACGGCAGTTTGCGCGCTACACCATGGGCGGCGCGGGGCTGGCGATCGATGCCGGCCACAGCATCGTCGTGCGCAGCGAAATCGCCTGGTTCGACAACTGGCGCGTGACCAACCCGACCCGCGCTTACGGCGCCGACAGCAGCTCGATGGTCAAGTCGCTTCTGGGCGTCGATTACCTGCTGCGCGACTGGCTGATTTCCGCGCAATGGCAGCACCAGCAATTGCTCGACTGGCAGGACGGCATGGTCCAGGACGAGCGCGAAAATCTGTTCACTTTGTCCGCCGAGGGCACGCATTGGCAGGACCGCTTGAAAAGCCGTCTGGTGGTCGCCGCGTCGCCACCGTTCAAGGACGACGCGCTGCTGCAAGGCATCTTCACTTACAAACCGGTGGACTGGATCAAGCTCGGGCTGGAAGTGGACGTGTTCGTCGGCAAATCCGACAAAACTTTCGGCGAGTACAACAACCGCGACCAAGTGCGACTGTCCGCCGGCTACCTGTTTTAA
- a CDS encoding SDR family NAD(P)-dependent oxidoreductase, producing the protein MTRTILITGAAKGIGRAVAENFASDADHRLILLDLDLPELQRWVDEQQGQIKAQVETHAANIADLASMEAFFKNLGQQVQYVDVLVNSAGICNENEPEDLHNWHKVISVNLNGTFYVTSLCLPLMPDRGRIINMSSILGRAGKVRNSAYCASKHGIVGMTKALAMDLAPRQITVNAILPAWIDTPMLQGELAAQAAIAGLTQEQILRNAKKKLPMRRFIQSEEVAAMVRYLASPEAGGVTAQSLVIDGGVGLGM; encoded by the coding sequence ATGACCCGCACCATTCTGATCACCGGTGCCGCCAAAGGCATCGGCCGCGCCGTCGCGGAAAACTTTGCCAGCGACGCCGATCACCGGTTGATTCTGCTCGATTTGGATCTGCCGGAATTGCAGCGCTGGGTGGACGAGCAGCAAGGGCAAATCAAAGCCCAGGTCGAAACCCATGCGGCGAACATTGCCGACCTGGCGAGCATGGAGGCGTTTTTCAAAAACCTCGGCCAACAGGTGCAATACGTCGATGTGCTGGTGAACAGCGCCGGCATCTGCAACGAGAACGAACCAGAAGATTTGCACAACTGGCACAAGGTGATTTCGGTCAACCTCAACGGCACGTTTTACGTGACTTCGTTGTGCCTGCCGCTGATGCCGGATCGTGGGCGGATCATCAACATGTCGTCGATCCTCGGGCGCGCCGGCAAGGTGCGCAACAGCGCGTATTGCGCGTCCAAACACGGCATCGTCGGCATGACCAAAGCCTTGGCGATGGACCTGGCACCACGGCAGATCACGGTCAACGCGATTCTCCCGGCGTGGATCGACACGCCGATGCTGCAAGGTGAGCTGGCCGCGCAAGCGGCGATTGCCGGGCTGACCCAGGAACAGATCCTGCGTAACGCGAAAAAGAAATTGCCGATGCGCCGCTTCATTCAGAGTGAAGAAGTCGCGGCGATGGTGCGTTACCTCGCCAGCCCGGAGGCGGGCGGGGTGACGGCGCAGAGTCTGGTGATCGATGGCGGTGTCGGGTTGGGAATGTAG
- a CDS encoding 3-oxoacyl-ACP reductase family protein — protein sequence MPNKVAVVTGGSRGIGRAIVLALAGAGYQVAFSYVRDEVAAMSLREEVQALGLDCLALQCDVSSGDSIKGFFQRVEAHFERIDVLVNNAGITRDGLLATMPEHDIVEVIQTNLIGTLLCCQQVVPGMLRQRSGCIVNISSVAAQKPGKGQSNYAAAKGGVEALTRALAVELAPRNIRVNAVAPGIVNTEMSTALIGTQEQEIQARLLIKRYAEPQEIAEAVLYIADRGLYLTGEVLPVNGGLKMP from the coding sequence ATGCCGAATAAAGTAGCAGTGGTGACCGGCGGCAGTCGCGGCATCGGCCGGGCGATTGTCCTGGCGTTGGCGGGCGCCGGTTATCAGGTCGCGTTCAGTTATGTGCGCGACGAAGTGGCGGCGATGTCCCTGCGCGAAGAGGTGCAGGCGTTGGGTCTGGACTGTCTGGCGTTGCAATGCGACGTCAGCAGCGGCGACAGCATCAAGGGTTTTTTCCAGCGCGTCGAGGCGCATTTCGAGCGCATCGACGTGCTGGTCAACAACGCTGGGATTACCCGCGACGGCTTGCTTGCAACGATGCCGGAGCACGACATCGTCGAGGTGATCCAGACCAACCTGATCGGCACGCTTTTGTGCTGCCAGCAGGTGGTGCCGGGCATGCTGCGCCAGCGCAGCGGTTGCATCGTCAACATCAGCTCGGTGGCCGCGCAAAAACCCGGCAAGGGCCAAAGCAACTATGCCGCGGCCAAGGGTGGCGTCGAAGCGCTGACCCGCGCGCTGGCGGTGGAATTGGCGCCGCGCAACATCCGCGTCAACGCGGTGGCGCCGGGCATCGTCAACACTGAAATGAGCACCGCACTGATCGGCACTCAAGAGCAGGAAATCCAGGCGCGATTGCTGATCAAGCGTTACGCCGAACCGCAGGAAATCGCCGAAGCGGTGCTGTACATCGCCGATCGTGGTTTGTACCTGACCGGCGAGGTCTTGCCGGTCAACGGCGGGTTGAAAATGCCATGA